The nucleotide window CTCGAAGTTGGGATTCCCGAAGTGGTGCATCACGTTCTCCTTCCGCCCCGTGAAGAAGTTGTCCACCACGATCACGCTGTCACCCCTGGCGATCAGCCGGTCCACCAGGTGGCTGCCCACGAACCCGGCCCCGCCCGTCACCACGATGCGGAGCCCTTTCCGCTTGATCCCTAGCGGCACCTTCCCCCCGACGAATCCCCTCGCCGCCGCCTCGAACGCCGCCCTATGGTGGTGCTGTTGTTGCTGGCGGTCCATCGCCGACCGGAGGGCGAGTTCGGACGCCACGGCGGAGGAGTAGGAGTGGGAGTTGGTGGAGGAAGATGAGGGAGCGAGGGCGAAGAGGAGGGAGGCGAGGGCCATGCCGACGAGCACGAATACAAGGCGCTGCTCCCGCAGAAGGTAGCGAAGCGGGCGCCAGAGCCAGAGGAGGTGTTTCTCCGGCTTCGGGGTGTACCCGCTGCCGCTCTCCGGCGGGTGGGCGTCGTGGCCGCCGCGGTAGATGAGCTCGGAGGCCATCGTCGATAGCCCGGTGATCTGGTTGCGAAGGTAGCAAGGGGGCCTTCCACTTTGAAGAGTCGTCGGAGGGGGACGGGGCCGTCTTGTAGAGAGGGAAACAAAGAGCCAAGGGCGTGCGCGTAATTTCGCCTCGCTCCCGCCTTCCCAAGGGTACAGATCGAATGCGTGCCAGGTGGACGGCGAGGATGCGCGCGGCCCTCCACGTTCTGCTTGGGCCCACGCAGGACGTGCTTCCGAGGGCTTGGCTACCTCGCAAGCGACAAACTGGTGGGCCCCGCCGTTTGACTCGGCTACGGAAGGGTGGGTGGGGGAAGGGGGCGGCCGTCGGTTGGCTGCTGAGCCTGGCGCCATGTGCCGCGCAGGACTTATCCCGGGGGGGTGCGGTACACGCTCCTcgcggttggtagatcggtggggaCGGGGAGTCGGGGGTGGCCTTTTCGGAGACGTTACTCAACCGAAGGTGACTTGGCCCGCACCACCGCATCGGCTCGTGGAAAGCACGTGGACTTTCAAGACGACTCGGTCCGAGTTAGGCGGACGCAACAAGAAATCGTCCGCATCGGACCAAACCGAAGTCCCCCATCCAACTGCTGCCCAAATTAGGCCGACCCAAACAAATTTAGAGCTCCCAAAACACACGAAGAAGACGACGCAATCAACTTCAATTATAGAGTAACAACTATTTTATCCCCAAAAATGTCATATGGTTTTTGTTTTACCCCCATACAATTAATTGATCACAATTTCTACTTGTTTTTCATTATATTCTTTTTAACGTGACAAACGATCGTAAGTTTCAGTACAATAATAAGATTGTTGTAAAAAATTATAATCTCTATCTATATAGAGATAAGGcggtatatattaatattttttaaactattatttttctttctaaattACTGTTATATAGAGATGAAATTTTTGTGTTCGATTCGGAATTTATTTCATGACTCAAGAAAAGATCTTGCACCTATCAAAATCAATGGAATCAAGAGCCAAAGATCCTAATTAGGTGGAGTGTCTTCATCTAATTGTGAGAAGGCATTTCTAAAAGTCAAAAGGAGATGCATGATGTCTTCGTCGAGAGTTGCTTGGAGATTGTTGCCGTTTCAAGAGCTTTTAGAATCTGTATGCGATTCATCATCAATATCAACCCAAAGTTCTTCCTTTGATGCTAATTATGTTCTATTGGGTTTGCCTTTGTCAATCAAAGATTTGGTCCAAAAATGAAAGCCATGCAAGTAGTGTTTGGactatgaggaggaggaggaggaatctaTTAGTGTTATGGTTATTTTCCTAGTCAAAGAGTTAGGTAATTAGTTCTTGTCACATACTTTCTTGATGATAAAATGAAGTTGACTGATTCCATGGCTCCAATGACATCAAAATGCTATGCATTGTATTGATGGATACATGTAACTAAAACCTTTGTAAACATTGAAACAAGTTGAGCACCTTCAAATCACTCATCAACAAGAGATTTAAGTTATCAGAAATTAAGTCAGTCATACTTTTCATTTGACAAGGTTAGGTTTGTGGATCTATCATGAAAGAATCTCGAGGACAGAGGTGTTCTTCATGTATCAAATCTTCTAGGGCAAACACAAAAATATGTTTCTACTTTTGGGTACTTTTTCTCTATATGAAAAATAAAGGTCTCCTAAGGGGTATGTTTGTGTTGTTCCCAATAAGAAATAAATTCATGTTAGTTTGATTAATAAATTTAGAAAGAAAGAATCTAAAGAGAGTTTTATCCCTCGGAAGTTCCTATttataaagaaataaatttaattatgagaTGATTGGCTAATTTCTATATGATAGGAGATTGTGAGGTCCTAAGTCGATGATGAGATTGTTGGATGTCGATGTGACACTGATTTGAGAGTTGACTTTGCtccaatgatatatatatgtatatatatattcttcccaTTTATCATTTGGAAAGATGTTTTTAATTGAAAAGCATATCATATTACATATCTAATTTATGATTATTAGGtttcaaaaaatttcttttgaTCCTTATATAAAAAGAATTAGACTAAATAATTCTTagcatatgataaaaataattacttCATGGATTATTAGCAATGCATAAAAAATAATTACACTTTTCTATTCAAACTTTGACCAGTAGTCTTTTTATTTTGATTGCAAACTTGGTGTTGATGTTGTAAGAGGAATACTTGTAGGAAAAGAAAAGGATGGGATATTCTCTTTTGTTCATCAATTTATCATTACTGAATTATGACATTTCAAAGAACAATGGAGATTTATCCAAAAACAAAGGCAAACATTGTTCTCATAATTGTCTATTTTGGTAGGTCTAATCAACAAAATATAGACAAAGGAAAGAAAATGATGGGTTACCAAAATGGAGCACACTCATTTGGTAAATCTTGATGATTCACCTAAAttataaaaagaacaaaaaatattagTTTTACATAGTTTATAAGGTTGCACCATAACATTCTGATCCAATCAAGTGACATGATGGTAGTGTTGCCAATCAACCATGCatgattaattatttatttagatagcACAACAACTCTTTCAAGGAACATTTGGTCCCAATGGCATTCACAATCATGATTAAATCCCATGTGATACAGAGACTATTTTGCCTCAATAAGACAAAAGGAAGCTTGAATCCCAAGCcatgatatgatatgatgatcAATGGTTGTGACACATCAAATACCCCACCTTTTGCCTGCAAAGTCAAAATCATTTAGACACACACTGCTGCTTCACCATCCAATGGGTTGCATGTCACTCAGCCAACTTCCCCACATTTAAATATTTGCTCAGCAACTTGAAAATGACCATTCTTGATTGAGTCAAACAAATAAacactaaaaaaaaaagatttattggCACACCGATTTCTAATGCAACAGTGTTAGTTAAGATGTTTGTGTTGGATAGGCCACAGCCAACGTTTACTACTAATATTTGATAGGCAAAAGCATTGCCTGCTGCCTTTGTCCTCTCACACATTGTGATGGACTTTGAAAGGTGCTCTTGAACTGCATCTCCATTTGAGCATTTACCCATATCTTCATTTCTTATTGCATTAAGATCAGTTATATAAATTAGAGTGTCAGAGACAGCTTAGAATCTCGAGGCCAAATCTCACTAGTTGTCGACATTGTCCTTTCTATTAAGGGTACGTTGACTTTGTTAGATTAATCCATAAGACATTCCTTTTTTGAGCATCTCGTATATTACATTGTTCTGTACAACCCTATACGATTTAAGGGCCTTCATCGTCAGGGAAAACTTTCTTTCAAATCTAATGACTTTCGATCTTACATATGGGCATGCaaataataattatcattatCGACACAAAAGTTTATCAACAAATATAAAAATACTCAATTTTCTTAGGCATaaaaagactttttttttctaaataagaagaaaaacTAGATTATCTCAGTTGTTTAACTAATCCTCTCTGTCTAAAGGTAGCTAACCGATGAGCATAATAGTTAGCTTCCCTGTCTAAACGTATACAGGAATCACTTccctatctatatgtatataggaATCCTACCAGCATCAAACTTGTCAAAACAATAAAAAGGATGTCGAATATAGCTGATAAAAGATCTTTGAACAGTGTATAACTGCTTAAACTCGTTTTGCCTGTTCCGAATCCCTGTAAACATATTCAGAAGTGCCAGGACATTCTGAAGAATAACTGAAAACCATCTTAGATGAAATTAGTATCTGCGGAATTCTTTTGGTGGCTTGAAGTTCAGCGGATGGGTTTCCGGAGTCGCACTTGGATCTTCTTTCCACATCTTGATAGTTTTGTCTGCTTCACAAGTAACAAGTCTTGAGCCGCTTATATCATACGAAAGAGCATAGATGCATGCTTCGCTGTCCAGGGACCCTGAAAAAAATTGTATAAAATTACAAAAAGGAATTCGGGAAAATCAACATACCATTGCAGGCATAGCCAGAGAGATAAACAAGGATACACAAGTGAAAGTACTGGATAACACTAACCAGGCTGGACAATTGTCTGGGCTTGCTGGAAGTTGTACCCGCTCTTCCAATCCCAAAACCAAAGGCTTCCATTGTCACCTTCACAAAACTTGCACATTGTCACTCCCAATAATTGGCTACATAAGGATTTTTCGACCATGtagaagcagaatattatgatgcacAACTAATGTAAATATGAAACATTATGCTATCTGATGGCATGCGATCACTGATACCACAAGTTGGTTTACAACATACCAGCAGTGGCCAATACACCATCTTCGTTAACTGCCATTGAGTTTATTATTGTTTTCTGCTGCAACCTGGACAACAAAATATCACAAGTAGCATTTCAGAGTCTGTTTCACAATATTATTATTGACAATTTTACAAAGAGTGAAATCTACGCAAACAATCCACAATTACAATTGCAAGACAAACTGAACTACTCATATCAAGCCACAAATTGCCCTCGATCATTCTGTGATGAAAATACGGGAGTAGTGAATAATCCACAAGCTCTGAAGCAAATTCATAATACTGCAACTGTCAGTTGGAACTTGCGATTCTCCAATAACTAACATCAAGCCAATTAAAAATCATGTGTTAGCTTATAATCCGGTTATTCATTCGACCACCAGATTGTCTTCCTCCCCCATGTCCTTTGAAATGTAAGTTCAATGACTGCTCATGTGATTCTAAAGGATATCAGAACCATTGTCCATGATAAATTGAAATATGTCGAACTAAGGACAATGAAGAAAACAACACTATAACTCCACTACTCCACAACGATTCACTGAGTACTCACAAACTTACTCAGTAGACTTAGATACAAAATACACAATCTACCATATTTACCAATTGAAAACTGCAACCTCAAACATAATGCAATTTTCAAGGGTATGCATCACCAGTAAGATGATCAATCATATCTACTAAGGACGAAAAACCCTATGAATTCAACTTTATCCATAGGAACAATTCATATGCTTTCAAATCTTTGAAACAATTCTATTATGATCAAGCTGTCTACTTCATCATATTTCAAATTTACATAATTGCTTCACTGTTCCAATCCATAGATTGACAAACTACACGAAAATGTGCCTCAACTCAGCTCAACTAGATAATTCTGAGGTATGCCTCCAAAGCTTACATTAGATATCAAGTCTATTCATATGCATCTTCTTATCCTCCGTTTCTTTTTTTGTTATCCTCAAAATTTTAACTACAAGCAtgtagaattaaatatttaaagCTACAATAATGTATCAAAGTATTCAACATATTTTTGTCTTGAACTTTATGCATATAAAATAAAAAGGTTTTCCAAATTGTGAAATCTctgaatttaagtcatttttTAGCGACCAACACAAAAACGTAGAAAGCATATTTTACTCGACCCAGATGtctaaaataaaaatacaagTAAATACCAAAGAGCAATACTCTTGCATCAAGATCAGAACAACAAGAGAAGAATACATGGTAACAGATAAATGAAACTTGACATGTGCTCATGGTCATCTGCAAGTGAAAGCACAGCTCATAACAAAAATAGCACATAAATTGATTGGTGACTTTCTTTCCAACCATGATGCGCTTATAGACTTCCATTTAAAATTATGTAAGAACAAATACTCACAACATGTTGTGAAGAAATTCTCCTTTTGGAAGGTTAAACTTCTTTATATTGTCTGCTGATGCAGATGCAAATGCTCTCCTACAAGAACAGAAATTAAATAGCTCCATGGACAATTTGATAATAAAGAATAAGACATCGTTACCAAGCCATGGGTTATGAAGAAATACTCTTTTGGATGCAATGCCATAGCCCGAACAGATTTCTTATGATGGGTAAGTGTTGCCATTGTCTTTCCTGCAAATGAAATGTCTCTTCATTTATTTGAAGAACAATAGCAAACTTATGGATATCGAAAGCAGAACATTACCAGCTACAAGATCCCAAAACTTAATAGTACTGTCATGGGAGCCAGTTACCACTTGTGGATCctgcaaaaaggaaagaaacaagtTGCTGCTGTAGTAATGTGAGAAAAGATGGCCAGGCAGTATAATGTGAAACAATGGTTAAGAGATTCAGAACTGTCTGTATTTCTCCTTGAATATTAGCATATGCAGCAGAACCATGAAAAATACTCAAACAGAATCAAAGAACCTTGCTAATGGGGCACTGAAAGTAAGTTGGACCAGAACATAAAATCAGAAGTTTctgaatataaaaatataacttTGGTACTGAGTTCAATTCTAGCCAATCTTTGCATCCACTTCTGCTAACTATACATCAGGATGTTGAATCCAAAGATGTCCCAGAGTGATGAATGAAACAACTAGATCTGAGCCATCTAAAGATTTGTAAAACAAGATAAATGTGACGATTGAACCAACTAGATCGTTCAAACTGTCACCAGCATGACACTAAGAGTGTGTATATAGATGGGAATCAACTAAAATTAACTATTGCCGTGGAAAATGAACTTCCCCAATTTTTAATAGCTCTGACTAGTAAAAGCACATATTTTATATGTACATTACATAATTTAAAACAAAAAGTATTTCCAAAATATATCCCaagtttaaaaaagaaaagatagttGGGCAACTTAAGACAACAGCGCAAGCCATTGACTACGCTAAGCCACTTACCAGCAATTCTAAGTCATGCCAACTCAATCAAGAACAATATCTAAGTCACGCTAGCAAGCCCAATAACTTGTGCACACCATGGCGGGCGCCCAACTCACCCAGCATGGCCACATTACACCTCTAGTTACCACGGACAAGAGACCAAATCATAGGAACTTGAATCCATCTACCCGCCTTAGAATTGCAATCCAGGATTCTCATCCTGATTCACATTGGTACTAATATAAATGGCTGTAATTGTGAATCGAGTCTCATTCAATGCCATTTACTTTTACTGGTATAATTATGACAAAATAAAATCCATATTCCCACACCAGAATCCAttaagaaatgctcaaaacaagaaaagaaaaaaaaatcagtgaATTAATAGCTTTCAGATTTTCTACTACCATTGCTCGTCTTGTTGTTTTTACTTAtcaagattaaaaaatattttagaaatcaAAGTAAATGGCTCAATATGTATGTACTACAATCCAAAATAACAACCCAACTAATCCTGACTTCCCATGTATCATGAACCAAGCAAAATAGCATCTGTTGTAATCAAACACACTGCATCCAAAACATTCAATGAACAATATAACTATAGCCCAAATGCTACAAATATGAATTGCATCCCTGTCAAACCATAAGTTTGGTTAGTTAGGACTACCCCAGTTTAAGTATAATAAATAGTTATAATTTCCTCATGCTCCTCAAAGTTTAAATCAATTTGGTCTTGCAAATCCAGCAAGTATAATTTCCAACAGATCAAATATCTAAATTAATTGATACTATGTTCATTTGTCTCCATCTCAGCCTTACTTTTCCATACGaggattcaaaatttgaaaattagATTCAAACAAACATAGACTCATTGAAAGACATGAGCTTATTATCAGATAGAGTCACATTACCAGATTACAAATAAATTGCAAAATCCACACTTGAGAagaggaaataattttctatacaACTTCAAGCAACTTAGGTCGAGGTGTGCAATGgcactaaaaaaaaagaaaacagaaaatgGTAAAAAGGTTTCTCACTAAGCAAAACTTCTTTCTAAGACTCACTAAGCAAAACTGCACAATGACATAATACTAGACAAGGTTTCTCACTTAGCAAACCTTCTAAGACTCGCAAAGCAAAACTGCACAATGTTATGATACTAGATTGTCTCTAGGGTAAGACTGCATGAGCAAATATCTTGAATAACAAACATGGTTCACAAATTCTGTCCGTTGTCACGTCTTCCAGAGTAAAAGTAGATTTTCATACCGTTGGTCGAGCAAAAACTGAACAAACAGTGTTCTCATGGCCGGAGAGAGCCATAACCATTGCCTTTGTACGAATGTCCCAGACCTAGGTCAAAAACaagacaaataaaaaatatagttagATTAAACCAATCTAACAAGAAGATGTCACTGAATTTCAATTTTTTCAAGGGACGTCAAGTAAACTTTACAATTTACATAAACATATGCTACAAAATGAGTGTCATACCCGACAAACAGAATCTCGACCACCTGTTAGTAAAACATCAATGGTTGGGTGAAGAGATAAGCAATATACACCACTCAAATGTCCATGATAAGACCTAATAACCTTGAGATGATTAAGAAGATAAAAGTCCAACTAGCATGTTAGAGAGTTCCAAATGGTTAAAACTTTAAATAACAAGAGTTTACAGAAAATGAACCTTATTTTGTTCAAGGTCCCAACATTTAACTTGTTTATCATCACCAGCAGAGAACAAATAAGTGTGTCTTTGACTGACGGCAAGTCCTAGTCATTCAAGGGCATTTATATGAATACTACATAACTTACAGAAACATTATAAAAGAAAATTGGGAACAGAAGAGGAACCACAGATCTGTCAAATCAACTAACCACGTATTTGTTCAATATGTCCTGTCAGTGTTAGCTTCAATCTTCCAGATGCAACATCccatatctttaaaaaaaataggCAAACACATCAGATCTCAAGGACCTAGTCTGCTAATAATATACAAAATGATGCTCACTCCTTTTCGACAACCATAGTGAGTGATGATTAATAAAATTACAAGAATAATAAAAATACATGAAGAGTAACAAAACAGATATATGCTCCTATTTGCCAACTTGGTGGATACCATTATACATTCTTATCATGTTATACCTTCATAACCTTTCTGTATACATCATGCTAAAACAGCAACCAAAAAGAATATTTACAAAGAAAGTGCTCAAAGGCACATTCAAGTTGGCAAGTTTTAGCAGAAATCCAGTAACATAAACATACTGATCCTAACTCATTTTTGCAATTCAAGGAAAATTCATCTTAACGAGTGTAGCTTACAGTTTGAATAATTTAATTCATGAAGGACGAACAACCACTCAACAAATTCCAAATGCACAACAAAACCAGGCAGAAACTAACAAACATACCCATttcctttaaaattttaaaaaaattattgaagttgAAAGGTTGAAGATTATATTCCAGCTATCATGAGTACTTTAAGCATATGTACAAGAAAACACTTGCAGAGTTGGCCATGTCTGAGTCTTATGGAATTCATAAAGTTTCAACATTGTACATATCTTGATATAAGACAAGTTGCACAGGGTTCTCGACTTCTTGCCAATGTCTAGGTTAGGCTTATTTGAGTCAAAATCCAAGTTCATATTGTACTTTTATACTACTGAGTATTTTTTGATGTATCCGTCTAATTAATTTTTAGTCATTCTAGATAATTCTAGTCTCTAGAATCTGATCTCAAGCCATATTGATGCTTTATTCTTCTTTTATATATCATGGAATCAGAAGTTTGGACTCGGATTTGGAATGCTAGAGGACTTCATAGGTAGGATTTTGTTGGAATATGAATTCTTAAGAGAAAAAGGATTCTTCCACAAGTCCTCTAAGTTCACTCGGAAGCTAAGTGAACTCCATAAATAGCAGACTACACAACTAATTGTAGTAGGTTGTAATTCATAAAACCAGCTCAAAGCCACTTATTCGACAGATTTGACTACAATTCAAGCTCTATTCCAGGCAGATAAAACACAAACTTACTTTGAACTACCAAAActgataaaaacaaatttaattcaATCTGATCCCATTTCCACAGAAAGCTAACCTAAGTAAAATAGGACTACGTTTAAAATTTGGATTTGATCATTTTAGAAGGGCCTACACCTTCTGCATGGCCACCATCTTTGGCAACAGAAGCTAATAATAACATATCGTTCACAATGCCAGCTGAAAAGAATGACAGATAGAGGGAACCTTTATCGTCCTGTCTGCTGAACCAGTACAGAACCATGTGTTGCTTGGATCAAATGCAATGGATCGAACCCATCCCAAGTGGCCACTGATAACCTGAATCAATTGGCAAACAATTTTGATCAACAGCGAATGAGATGTCAAATAAAATCAACTAACAAGTTATGGATTCTGATGCAGCAAACCATACAGATAGCATACTTGTTCTGTAAAACAGGCTCGTCTCTAGGAAGATACCAAGCAGATGATGGTCATATTCGACAGAGATGAGAAATAGGAGACAGAGAATATACCCTATAATTCCTCCAAGGAGGATGCCATATGGGACGAGGCCACCTACTTGGAATTCTTTCCATAAGTGCAGATGTAGACTGATATCTGAAACAAACAGGCAGTACAAGTAGCAAAAAAGTCACACAAAAGTATTTATACCACACTCAGAAAAGGAGAGACAGAAAGTTTTAACCTGCATGAGCCAGTAATCCTTAAAACTGCATAATTTAGCCAAAAAAGATCTCCTATTGAATACTCAATGTAGCATTATATGAACTAAAGCTAGCAGGCAGGCAGCCCACTCGCTGATAACAGAGTCAAACATGTGCATCCAAAGGATTGGCAATTAATACCTTTCTATTTGTGAAGATTCAAGGCAAAATCGTAGTATAGGATGTCGAAATCCAAACTATAACATCTACTGGGAGCAAAATTAACCTTAGTGTGCCTAAGACTAAGAGTATGGATTATGCCACAAATTGATTAATATAGAAAAGATCCAAGATTCAATCAATTTGTCCAGATTGAGCCCTAGATCCTAAATGAGCCTCCTCAACGGAGTCGTACTGAGATTGAATCAAATGTGCATTTTTTTCtatcttgataaaaaaaaaaccctGATGGGATATATTCAAAATTTGGGAGACTCTCTGGTAGTTACTGCTTCGTTTTCAGGTTCCTAATGAGACTAGAAAAAAAGTATTTCCTTGACATTTTAAACATAGATTCATCAACCTGTTCTTTCTGTTTTGTCGTCCTGATTGAACTAGTATGACGAGCCAGTAGATGCAATAAGATTGACTAATTCAATCCAACATTCAGTTCCAACCACGACTAACAGAAAACCATACAATTAAGTTGATCTCTTTAAGAATACTTTATGTGCGGTCTTGtttgataaattttaaattaaggtTAATCTAAACAGCCGAGTTCAACAAGTCAAAAGGTACAGGTTATTTTGTTACAGTAGTTAAGTTATTGAGCATTGTTCACTTCAACATGGCACGTTTAGTGATGTCATAATAACTGCATCTAGTCTTCACAGGAAAATTGATTCCTATCCTGTCCGCAATTTGTATACTGACTCCATTAAACACAGTCTCTGAGTGCTCTCATGCTCTTTCATTTTGGCATTTGTTGGAGACCCAATCTGCATTCGATTTTTGGATAATTGATTATTGACACAATGGTGCCTGGCTGGATGAAGGAAAAAGCCTGATACAAGATTCATTTAATTGGCTGCAATGCCACATTGCCAATTCTTTTTGGTAATGTAGGCCTTGTTAAGCATCATATGACTACCGCCTGCCGGCAATCATACAAGAGAGTTATTCTTCACTAGACCTATGAGTGCCACTTATGTCAAGTCACATCATATGGAAAAAGCAAGTGAAAGGTAATCTAGCAAGCACCATCATTGCATCTCTATTGcatataaaagaatatatatgtGACTAATTTATAGAAGTTTAAAGATACAAAAGCAAATTCTTGTAAATCATATCCAAAACAAGAACAATAGAAAATTATTACAGGCAAACATAATAGCAACCAAACAAACAAAAATGaacatataaataaaataaagataGACCATATAAAAGGAATTAGAGTCTCACCTGTCGGTAACTGAAACTACAGGCCCTGTATTTCTGCTTGCAGGACCAATCTCACTGTAGAAAGAGAAAACATATACCAGGTGTACTTAAGCTAATCACTGAAATATCTGCAGAAACTGAAATCAATTCACAAAGGTGACATGTAAAAACAGCAGACATACGGTCCCTTTGGGAGCATGGTAGGTGCAGGAATAATTGCATTTTGGTTCCCATCATTTTGAGAAGCCTTGGCTTCTTGACTTCCTGCAAAAAAAATCAAACGATATTCAAAAAGCAGGCTAAGACAAATATTCTAGTATAGTGGTATTCTAAATTTCTTTCTACAAATTAATTGCATGGTAAAGACTTACAACAGAACCAAAGTTTAGATAAACATTTAAAACCCAACAGGAATTTACTAAGTTAAATGCAACAATCAGAGAAATAGAAGAGTATAATTTTCCAACTATAAATTAATTAGAGCAGGATACTGCAGTTAAAATAACATTTATAACTTAAATGTATAGTTAACATGTCAATAATTAGACCCATCTCAGCAGTGGACTAGACAGTGATCATTTAGATTGCTAATTTCGAGGAGTATCAACATCAACATTAAGTGAAATATGCAACTAAAAGAAAACAGACAAACTCCATCTCCACAAACTGCTTTCTCTTGAAAAACAATAAAATAATTCCCACTGAAGC belongs to Musa acuminata AAA Group cultivar baxijiao chromosome BXJ1-11, Cavendish_Baxijiao_AAA, whole genome shotgun sequence and includes:
- the LOC135596956 gene encoding protein pleiotropic regulatory locus 1-like, translating into MPGAMAAPHPAAAMELPVEPQSLKKLSLKSLKRALDLFSPIHGHCSPPDPQSKRIRISYKVQAEYGSVTNLAGQQAGEQNVIGEQGKGDQTSTSMALALPGSQEAKASQNDGNQNAIIPAPTMLPKGPEIGPASRNTGPVVSVTDRYQSTSALMERIPSRWPRPIWHPPWRNYRVISGHLGWVRSIAFDPSNTWFCTGSADRTIKIWDVASGRLKLTLTGHIEQIRGLAVSQRHTYLFSAGDDKQVKCWDLEQNKVIRSYHGHLSGVYCLSLHPTIDVLLTGGRDSVCRVWDIRTKAMVMALSGHENTVCSVFARPTDPQVVTGSHDSTIKFWDLVAGKTMATLTHHKKSVRAMALHPKERAFASASADNIKKFNLPKGEFLHNMLLQQKTIINSMAVNEDGVLATAGDNGSLWFWDWKSGYNFQQAQTIVQPGSLDSEACIYALSYDISGSRLVTCEADKTIKMWKEDPSATPETHPLNFKPPKEFRRY